The sequence CCCCCAGATACATGACAACTGGACAGGAACCAGGACTAGCTTTTCATTGGCAAGAGAAGAAATCTTGATCGCCTTCCAGCTGCGATACAGTGTAGTAGGTGATCGGTAAACCCAGCGCATACGCTTCAATGACATGAGCGATCTGGTACAGCTCGCCGTTGCATTGATGTTATTTCTATTGCGATCTGTGGCAGGGCCCCAGTTCTTCTCTTCTTGCACGGGAACCAAGTGCTATTCCACTGGTTAAGGGGAAAAGCGTCGATTGTCACCGGAAGACACGAGAGTCTGATCCGAAAACATGCGCCTGCCCCGCAATTGCTGTTAGGGTAGCTTAGGCCTCACTCTAAAACCACATCGGTCTTCCCACGGATATCCCCTTGACCGCGTATCAACTCAAACCCCGTTGGATTGCCGGAACCCGATTTCCCCCAACCTAAAATGGGCAAAAAAAAAGACCCTTGTATAACAAGGGTTTAGAATGGTGCGCCCGGCAGGACTCGAACCTGCGACCTTCTGATTCGTAGTCAGACACTCTATCCAGCTGAGCTACGGGCGCAACGTAGGTTTATTATAACACGCCCTTTCGATTCTGACAAGGCTTCCGAACTATCGAAAAGAAAAAACTCTAGATTTCCACCAAAAAGGGAACGAAGAAGACAGCTTCTGCCTAAGACCCCGGCTGGGGCCTTAGGCAGAAGTGTACTTACTTCTTAACGTAAGTCAACCACCCGTAACGGTCTTCCGTCCGACCATAGACCAGATCAAAGAAGGCCTTTTGGAGCTTCTCGGTGATGGGACCGCGCCTGCCGCCTCCCACCTGGATCCGGTCAACACTACGGATCGGTGTAATCTCCGCGGCAGTACCGGTGAAGAAGACCTCATCGGCGATGTAGAGCATTTCCCGCGGGAGGTTCTCCTCTACCACCTTATAGCCCATGTCTTTGGCTAACACCATGATGCTGTCCCGGGTGATCCCACTGAGGATCGAGGCACTGCGGGGTGTAGTGTAAAGAACGCCATCCCTTACAACGAAAAGATTCTCCCCACTACCTTCGCTGATCAGCCCATTTTGGTCAAGGGCAATGCCCTCATCGTAGCCATTGGCGATGGCTTCCATTTTGATGAGCTGCGAATTCAGATAGTTGCCCCCCGCTTTCGCCAGGGCCGGAAGGGTATTGGGCCGGGTCCGGCTCCATGTGGCGGTACACACATCGGCCCCCTGTTCCAGGGCCTCCTCACCGACGTAGGTCCCCCACTCCCAAGCTGCCACCGCGCACTCCACAGGACAAGTGAGGGGATTTACGCCCAACTGATGGAAACCCCGGAAAACCACGGGACGGATGTAACAAGCATCCAGATTGTTAACGCGCACCGTCTCGATGATCGCTTCGTTAAATTCTTCCTGGGTATAGGGGATTTCCATGCGGTAAATCTTACAGGAGTCGTACATCCGCCTGGTATGATCCTGTAAGCGGAAGATCGCAGGTCCCTGGGGCGTGGAATAACAGCGCAGACCTTCAAACACACTAGAGCCATAGTGCACCACGTGGCTAAGTACGTTGATGGTGGCATCTTGCCAATCGACGAACTTGCCGTTGAACCAGATCTTTTTTCCTTGAATCCAATCCATACCTATACTCCTTCTCTCACCAGTTTTGTTGTTAAAACAACAGGACACCCATCAGGCCCGCTGCCAACAGAGCCCAGATGGGATGTATTTTGAACTTAAAAAGGCCAAATCCCACGACTAAAGCAATCCCAATGGCCTTGAAATCCGCGTGCCAACCCGGAAACAGAGTGCTTGTTCCCAGGAGGAAAGCTGCAGCGGCAATGAGCCCCACCACCGTAGGACGCAGAATCTTGAAGATCGCATCCACCACCGCGTTCGAACGAAATCGCGACAAGAACTTCGAGATTATGATCACAAGGATCAATGAAGGTAAGGCCACCGATATTGTCGCCACCGCCGAACCCCAACCCCCCGCCACCCGATACCCCACAAAGGTAGCTGCATTGATAGCAATGGGACCCGGGGTCATTTCTGAGATAGCAAGGATATCCGTAAACTCGCTGGCGGTAAGCCATCCGTGACGGGCCGTCGCCTGTTGGATGAGAGGCAGCATGGCGTAGCCACCACCGATGGTGAACAAACCAATCTGAAAAAACGCTCCACCGAGAAGCAAAAGAAGCTCAATCATCGGCTTTTTTTGCCTCCCTTCCCAGTTCCTTTGATCCAGCGTCCCTGTGTAATCTATGGGCGTACCACCAAGAGGCAACCCCATACAGGGCAGCGAGGATAATCACCATGATGGCCGAGAGCAAATTGAAAGCCACCGCCACAAAGGCCAGGAGCCCAATCGCTAAATCCAGTCGCTTCTTCACAGAACGGCGGGCTACAGACCACGCCGCATAGAAGATTAAAGCCACCACCCCAGCCCCGGCTCCACGCATTAGCTTTACCACGATGGGATTGTCCTGCACTCGGGAAAAGCCCTGCGCGATCAACAAAATGACTAGGAAAGACGGTGTAATCATGCCAATTGCTGCGGCAACAGCACCGGGAATTCCCCTTAGTCGGTACCCGATGAACATCGCCGAGTTGATGGCGATGGCTCCGGGCATCGATTGGGCCATGGCATAGATGTCCAGGACTTCCTGCCGTTCTACCCAGCCCCGGCGGTCAATGACCTCCCGTTCAATCATCGGCAACATGGCATAACCGCCACCGAGGGTGAAACCACCTACTTTCATAAAGGTTGACATGATTTGCCACAGACTAACCAATTAACTACACCTATTCTTCTTGTAATTTAGCCACCAAAGGCACGATCTGCTCTTCCACGTCGGCTTCCGTTTCAGGTTTAGCAACGCCGTCCAGCAAGATCCATTCTTCCACATATTCTACCGTTTCATCGGGAGCTAGTAAAGTCAAGGAACCTAGGGTCTCCAGTTCCAGCATCCAATCACAGGTGTACATCTCCACCGAACTGCCACCGTCGGGATAGGGTTCGCCCTCGTAGTAATCGAAGAGCTTCACGAACAGATGGTTGTTGTTGGCATAGGCGGTCCAGCCATCATTGGCGGAAATCCCCAGCTTGAAGGGATCGGTCACCGCGGGATCCTGCTTGAGCAGGATATACTTCTCACCCCACAGCACCCGGGGGTCCTGCATATTGGTGTAGGGCCACAAGGTCAAGGTGCGGTTGGGTAGCAACCCTTCGGGATGGGCCTTGGTCGGCTGGGGAACGATGGCCACGCCACCCACATCCATCACCGAGAGGGCCCAGGGGGCCAGTTCGATCTCCCAGACACCCATATTGGTCATCCGATGCACCACCGTCACCCGTGGGGCGTCAGGGTCCAAAGTGATTTCCAGCTCCTTGCGCACCTGGGTGTTGGTCTCCACATTCTGGGTTAGGATGACTCCCGTGTCCAACTCCCGATATTGCACCGGCTCACTGTCGGGGTAATAAGTACGGTTTAAATACTCGGGACTGTGCCAAAACCGATGTCCACCGAAGATACACCATTCCTTTTGCCGCGTCTTGCCCGCCTGGTCGGCCTTGACGGCAAATTCGTTAGGGCCACCGGGCAGGCCAAGGTGGATGACTCTGGGACCCACATCGGTGGTCACCACCAGCTCCAGGGCACCGTTGGAAAGTTCTAAACAATTGGGCCAACCGGCGTACTCCCTTTTTACAATCCTTATGCCCATCTGACTCACTTCCTTTGATCTGGAATTTGTCCCTTCAGTGTATTTTCGCCACCATCGGAGCGATTCCTGCTCCTGGATGAAGCCCAAACCCTTTGCGGAATTGTGCTTTCCACCGTTTAGCTCTATAATGAAACGGGATGGTCATCTACGTATACAGATTACCAACCCTTCAAACAATGGGCTTAAGGAGGTGAGTTGTAGATGGACCCTGACCCGTCTAGAAACTGCATGGAGGTCTTTCGCAACTCACTTCTGAGACCTCCGTACTTATCTTTGGGAGGTGCCCAACATGGAACTGGACATGATGCAACGGATT comes from Bacillota bacterium and encodes:
- a CDS encoding chromate transporter, which encodes MKVGGFTLGGGYAMLPMIEREVIDRRGWVERQEVLDIYAMAQSMPGAIAINSAMFIGYRLRGIPGAVAAAIGMITPSFLVILLIAQGFSRVQDNPIVVKLMRGAGAGVVALIFYAAWSVARRSVKKRLDLAIGLLAFVAVAFNLLSAIMVIILAALYGVASWWYAHRLHRDAGSKELGREAKKADD
- a CDS encoding branched-chain amino acid transaminase codes for the protein MDWIQGKKIWFNGKFVDWQDATINVLSHVVHYGSSVFEGLRCYSTPQGPAIFRLQDHTRRMYDSCKIYRMEIPYTQEEFNEAIIETVRVNNLDACYIRPVVFRGFHQLGVNPLTCPVECAVAAWEWGTYVGEEALEQGADVCTATWSRTRPNTLPALAKAGGNYLNSQLIKMEAIANGYDEGIALDQNGLISEGSGENLFVVRDGVLYTTPRSASILSGITRDSIMVLAKDMGYKVVEENLPREMLYIADEVFFTGTAAEITPIRSVDRIQVGGGRRGPITEKLQKAFFDLVYGRTEDRYGWLTYVKK
- a CDS encoding chromate transporter, which encodes MIELLLLLGGAFFQIGLFTIGGGYAMLPLIQQATARHGWLTASEFTDILAISEMTPGPIAINAATFVGYRVAGGWGSAVATISVALPSLILVIIISKFLSRFRSNAVVDAIFKILRPTVVGLIAAAAFLLGTSTLFPGWHADFKAIGIALVVGFGLFKFKIHPIWALLAAGLMGVLLF